One Lepus europaeus isolate LE1 chromosome X, mLepTim1.pri, whole genome shotgun sequence genomic window carries:
- the LOC133752517 gene encoding olfactory receptor 13H1, protein MVMGNATAVLEFFLIGISNYPELRGTFFTLVLITYLSTLLGNGLIIFLIHFDHHLHTPMYFFLSHLSFLDLCYGTASMPQALVHCFSTHPYLSYSQCLTQMSVSLALATAECFLLAIMAYDRVVAISNPLRYTVVMNGPMCVWLAAASWGAALVLTAMLVLSLRLHFCGANVINHFVCEILSLIKLACSDTRLNELMIFTTGIFTLLLPFGFVLLSYIQIAAAVLRIHSAQGRFKAFSTCGSHLMVVTIFYGAAISMYMKPQSKSSPDQDKFVSVFYGALTPMLNPLIYSLRNKDVKGAMRKVMAKRA, encoded by the coding sequence ATGGTCATGGGCAATGCCACAGCAGTGCTTGAGTTTTTCCTTATTGGCATCTCCAACTATCCTGAGTTGAGAGGTACATTTTTCACATTGGTTCTGATAACTTACCTCAGCACATTGTTGGGAAATGGACTGATCATCTTTCTGATACACTTTGACCACCACCTCCACACGCCAATGTACTTCTTCCTCAGTCACCTGTCTTTCTTAGACCTTTGCTATGGAACAGCTTCCATGCCCCAGGCCTTGGTGCATTGTTTTTCCACCCATCCCTACCTATCTTATTCACAATGTTTGACCCAAATGAGTGTCTCCCTGGCTTTGGCTACAGCAGAGTGTTTCTTGCTGGCCATCATGGCCTATGATCGTGTGGTTGCTATCAGCAATCCTCTGCGCTATACTGTAGTCATGAATGGACCAATGTGTGTCTGGTTGGCGGCTGCATCATGGGGGGCAGCACTTGTGCTCACTGCCATGCTTGTTTTATCTCTAAGGCTTCATTTCTGTGGAGCTAATGTCATCAACCATTTTGTCTGTGAAATTCTCTCCCTCATTAAGCTGGCCTGTTCTGACACCCGCCTCAATGAACTCATGATCTTCACCACTGGCATCTTCACCCTGCTCCTACCCTTTGGGTTTGTTCTCCTCTCCTATATCCAGATTGCTGCTGCTGTCCTTAGGATTCACTCAGCCCAGGGTAGGTTCAAGGCCTTTTCCACTTGTGGTTCTCATCTGATGGTGGTGACAATCTTTTATGGAGCAGCCATATCCATGTACATGAAACCTCAGTCCAAGTCCTCCCCTGACCAGGACAAGTTTGTCTCAGTGTTTTATGGAGCCTTGACACCCATGCTGAACCCCCTGATATATAGCCTAAGAAACAAAGATGTTAAAGGGGCAATGAGGAAAGTTATGGCTAAAAGGGCATAA